In the Leptotrichia trevisanii DSM 22070 genome, ATCGTAATATGTCGTGTCCTTTGGAAGAGTTCTTACATCCAAAATGAATTTTGATATAAAATATTTTGTTTCCTTCTCCCCAACTTTTAAATTGGATTTTGTCAACACATTCACTTCCATTGGAGCTCCTGTCGTTTTATCAACCTGAACAAGAAATACCTTTATATTCGTTCTCAAAACAAAGAATATTAATGCTAAAATTAATATATGATTGATAACTATGCTTATTCCTAATCCCTTTTTTAACTTTGCATTCGTTTCCGCAAGTTCAAACAAAGTTTCAGCCCTTTTTTCAAAACTTGCCTTTTCCCTTTTGACATCAGTCCTTAATTTAAAAATATCCCTTTTCCTGCTTATTCTTTTTAAATCCAAGTCTATACTCCTTCCAAAAGAGCTGTATCAATCATAGTTCCACCAAGCGCCTTTACTATATCCTCTGAACCAAAAATCAGTGTAAGTGCCAAAGCAACTCCAATAAGTAAAGTTATGATTGCTGTCATATTTGGATCAGTCAACATCTTAAATACTCCAAATCCTATGCACCCAATAGCCCCAAGTGAAAAAACTATTTTCAGTCCAGTATTCATATTTGTCAGAAAAGCTATAAGCGGTGCAAGAAATCCACCATTTCCACTTGTTGTCGCCTGAGTTATTACAGCCGTTACTAAAAACAAAATCATTAAACATAGCAATTGAAATTTTTTATTCAATAATATATTCTTAACTTTTATTTTTTTCATTATTTGTCATCCTTTCGTTTAACTGTTATTTTTAATTTAGGTATTTTTGATATTCATTTTCTTCTTTTGATTTACTTAAGGACTTCTATTATTTAAACTTAATTTCATACTTTCCTCCTAAATTTTTTGAAAAAAAAAGAGCTAGTACAATATCTCAGAAATGTTTTTTCCGATAATACTGTACCTAGCTCTAATGGCTTATGATATTTAATTTTTTATTTAATTAAATTTTCTTTTATTATTTTAAAATGAGTTGAAGTAAAATCATCTTTGTTAAACTGTCCATCCACCTCCATAACTGGACTCTCATTTTTTACGCTGTTTTATTCTTGTACTAATATTACTTCAATTTTTTCAAAAAGTCAAGCCTTTTTTTTAAAATTTTTTCCCCATAAACTTTCCTAAATTTTTCTAAATTTTGGAAAGCACGCTTACCAGTTTCTCAAATTTAAAAATTTTTAGAAACTTACCGTGATTTTTTTGCCACAAAAAATTGTGAAAAAATGGCTTTCGTTTACACTCAAAAACTCACTTCGTTCGTGTTTAATTTCTAAGAAATTAATAATATTTATACCTTCAAAAACTTATTTTTTCAAAAAAGGACAGCTTTTTACTGCCCCTAAATTTATTTATATTTACTCTCATTAACAGTTTTTACAAAAGTTTTTATCAGGTATAATACAAGCCAGCCTTTTACTAAAAATCCCATAGTAATCTTTCCAGAAGGATTAAATAACCTGTATATTAAAAAAATTAATGTTAAGTCTATTGCAATTTTAAAAATTGAATACATCAGTATAATAACTCCTATTATAGATTTTATTATATCTTGAGGTTCTGGCATTGGATTTCTTGGATCCTTTATCATAATTAATCACTTCCATTCATTCTTTATTTTAATTATACCACAAAAATTTTTTAATATATAATTTTTTTATCTTTCCAGCTCATCTAAAACTTCCATATCTTCCATTCTAAAATCACCACTTATACCTCCTAAATTTTTATCATAATTTGCACCGTTTAAACTTTTACTTTTCTTTTTCCTGTTCCATTTTTTTATACTTACTTGTCGTTTTTCAGACAATCTTTTTTTCTTATCCAATACTTTTATGGCTTCTATATTCTTGATAATTTTTTTAACTTTTTCCCTTTCCTGAACTTTGGAATTACCATTTTTTAAAAGTTCATCCTGCAATTTTTTTTGAATTTTTATTTCAATATTTTCTTTTCTTGCCTCATAATCTTCCTTTATTTTTACTTCTCTTTTTAACCAGTCCAAGTAATATTTTTGTTCACTTATATCCAAATTTTTGTTAAGTTCTTTTTGCAGTCCTTCTATTTTAATCTTACTCTCCGCAATATTTTTCTCCAATTTTGAAAATTCATAATTTGAATATTTATCTTTTATCAAAGTTTCCTGACTGACTATTTCCTCATTTTTATCTAACTCTTTTACTAATTTTTTTAGTTCTTTTTCAATTCTATTTATCTCTTTCAGTCCATCTTTTTCATAAATAAATTGCAAATGGTTTATATTATACAGTCCATTTTTTTCATCATTATATTTAATATTTTTCTCTTTTAAATTTTCATATATCGTGTCTTTTTCATCTTCAAAATTTGCAATTTTCCTTAAATATTTTTCCCTAATATTTTCAACTCTTTTATCAAAAATATACTTCTTTTTCCAGTCGTTCTGAATTTCATTTCTTAAACTTTCTAAATTTTTTAAATTCTTTTCTTTTGTAATTTTTAAATACTTTATTCTATTTTTATCTTTTATATTTTTTAGTTCCTTGTCAATTTTTTTGTTCTCATTCAGAAATTTATAGTACTTTTTATCCGTCATCAAGTTGTATACAGTATTCTCAATTTTATCTTTTGACATCTTCTTTTTTATATCTCTTATACTCTCTTCTAACCCCCTCAGTTTTTCCAAATTTTCTAAATCTCCTATTTTATCTCTTTTTAAATCTTCATACTCCCTTTCCAGTTTTTTTAATTTTTCAAGCAGTTTTTTCATTAAATCTGTTCCAGCTTTTAAAATTCTGCTTTTAATAAATATTCTCTTCTTAACTTTTTCCTTATCACTTAATTCACTTTCTTTTCTGTATAAAATCTTTCCATCAATATTTATTGCTTCACGATTTAACTCATAAACTTTCTTATAGTCATTATTATTTTCCGCATCCCTTTTCTGATCCTTTAACGATTTTGCACTTACTTTCTCTATTCCTTTTTTTTCAAGTTCAAAATTTAAAAATGTTTCCCACTCTTTTCTTATATTTTTTAACGTACTTCTTTCTCTCCATTTTTTATCCTTTTCCCATCCGCCTTTTTCTATATTTTTAGTATTATATCTCTTAAAATACTTATCCTTATCCCTTTTAATATCATCAATTTTTCTTTCAAAAAACATTATATGCACGTGTGGCTGCATATCTCCATCAAAACTTTTTGGATTGTGAATTGCATAGTTATACACATATTCTTTTCCAAAAAGATTTTCACAAAAATTATCCACCATCTTTTTATTTTCTTCAGGAGTAAACTCTCTCGGTAATGAAATTTCAAGTTCCCTGTACAGATTAGAGTTTTTTCTCTCATAGGTTTCTGCACATTTCCAAAAATCTTTAATATCGCTAAACTCTTCAGGAAGATTCCTTACTTCCTTAAAAAGTAAGTCCTCTTTTTTACCATATTTTTCATCTCTGTTTATATAGTCTAAATGTGCAGCAGGCGGAATATAGCTACTTCCTCTTTTACTTTTTTTCATTCTAAGATGAAATATTGCCACGATTATACCCCCGTATTATTTTTTATAATCACATATTTTATATATCTATCATTTATAAAAAAATTTCTGTCTAATAAAATATCACAATCTTTAAAGTTTATATCAACATCTGAAGTATTTTCAATTTTATAAAACCATATCTCATTATTTTTATATAATTTCATACTGTATCCCCCCATTTTATTATCGCTTATTTTTGCCATTTTCATAATTTTAATAAATTTCTTTTCACTTATGTATTCCTTTATTTTTGTATCATCTATCTTTTTATTTTCTAATAATTTTACATTTTGTGCAAAAATTTTTGTTGTTTCTCTTACTTTTCCTTTAAGTAACGTTTTATAAAAAAATTTTATATGTTTTTTTCCTGTTGTTGTTTTCAATAATCTTATATCGTATATTTTCATATTTTCCTCCAAAATAATTTAAAAATATTCATACTCTTCTTCTACAAAATCCATTAATTTAAACTCTTTAACTATACATTTAGGTATTATTCTTTTTCCATTCTCATCTTCATACTCTTGTAATTCTAGATAACCATTTACAATTATTTTTGCTCCCTTTTTTACATACTGATGTATTAATGTTGCTACATTACCGAAAGCAACACATAATAAAAATTGTGTTTCTTCCTTAAATTTCTTTTTTGCGGCTATTCTAAAATTACAAACATTTTTTTCTGAAATTGAAATCATTTCAGGATTAAATGTTACTCTTCCACTAAAAATAAGTGTATTCATTTTTCCTCCTAACGACAAAAACTAATCATAAATTTAAATACATTTATGATTAGTTTTATTTTATTTTACTTTATACTTCTAAAAAAACTCTGTTCAACACCTTCTAAATTTAAAATACCTTTTTTTCTGATTAAGGCTTCAAATGCTTTACTTCTAGCCTCTTCACTTTCAAAATAAATCTTGTATACTCCTTTTATTGTTTCAATACATAAAAAATTTCTATTCTCTTCCTTCCTCTCTGATACATATAATATTGTATTTATATTTATTGCCACACCTTGTTTTGATTTTTTATCCACTAGCCTTACAAACATTTTTTACTCCTGTTTAATTATATTTGTTTTTTCAATTTCTATTATTTTACCAATCTACAAGACCTTAAAAGCCCTTCCTGACTATTTACATTACTTCTTAAATTTACTACTGGCCATGAAAATTGTTTTTCCTTAGCAATAGCTCCTGCTTTATATTCTTCAAACATTTTTAAAAAAACATCTACATATTCAACATAATCTTCTCGTGCTTTTGCACAAGATTCCTCATAACCTGTTTTTGGATCTAATTTTACACTACTGTATTTATTTTTAAATTTCTCATTTAACTTTTTTATATTTTCAACATCAACTATTTTTAGTTCCTCCAAATATTGATTTTCTGTTTTTGCTGCCAATTTACCTACGGATATGCTTGATAGACCATTATAAATAGGCTCTACCACTTCAATCGTTTTCTTCTCTTCATTTACAATTTTTTCCATATCATTTGTCATTTCTTTATAATTATTCTTATCACATGACAATAAAGCAACTGCCACTATCATAACTAAAATTTTTTTCATATCAAACTCACATCCTCTTATTCTATTATATTTTTTCTTGATTCAAATATTTTTCTTAACTGATTAAAATCATATTGAGCATATTGTTCATTTGCCATTTCTAAAATAACAGTACCTCCACCTTTCAAAAATAATTCTATTTTTATATCATATGCTCCTTTTATTCCATGATATATCACTAATTTTAACCCTTTTCTTAATTCTTCTATTCGCCTTACACCTATCAGTTCATTGGAAAAAATTATTAAATTTTTTAAATATATATTTCCATTTATATACTTCAATCTTTCTTTTCTTAGTTTTCCTGAAAAATCAAATCCAGCTTCTGTTATAAATTTTTCATAATTTTTATGCATTTCAGCAAGCGATTTAAAATTTTTCTGAATCACTTCTCCTGTTTTCAATTTTATATTTAATCTAAATTCCTTAAATGAAAATGGCTTTCTTTCCACTTTTTCAATATCATTTATATCTATTGTTCTTTCATCAATCTGAATCTGAATTTTATTATTTAACACATCATTTATTATATTCATATATTTATACTGCTCTCCTTTTAATTTTGAATTTTCTCACGTGTGAGAAAATCACTGTCTACTCTTTTTTTCTATATATTGCCTTCCTATTCTAATTTTTCCATTTTATCATCTCCTATTTTCATTTTTTTTCAATATCATTAGTATTCAATGTTCCTAATCCTAATGTTCTTATCCCTGTTCCCATTGCTACATATTATTTTTTATTCTCGAGTGTAACTTCTGTTACATTTTTTGATTTTTTCATTTTATTTTACCCCTATATTTTTTTACTTTCACAATTTATCCCAAAATCTTTTATTCATTTCTCCATCCGATACCCCATACACTTTTTGAATAATTTTTATAAAAATGAAAATCATTATAGCAACTGTCAAATATATAGTAACTATGATAATTGTCGGTAAAAAGGTTTCAACCCAAGTAACTTTTAAATAATTATTGATTTTTGATATAACTAAAATTACCTGAATTAGTAAATAGATGCTGTTTAAAGTGTTAAATGTTTTTTTCTTCATTTGTTATTACTTCCTTTCATTTTTTATCATTGTCTTTCAATTTTTAATTTTCCCACATGTGAGAAAAATTATTAATTTATTTACAGTATTCTCCAATTGCATAATTCCCCAATTTATCTTCATCAACTTTATAAATATTCTTATTCTCAAGAACAACATAAAAATTTTCACCGTCATTTTGACTATATATCTTCACAACTTTATTTGTTCTGCATATATCTAAGATTTCCTGTTGCCGTTTTTCCTGAACATCTTTATTTTCTTTTGTTTTATTTTTCAAATTATTTTCTTGAAATTTTATTATACTCATAACAATTATGAATGTTCCTAAAATCATTAATACTTTAACAAAATGTTTCATTTTCCTATCTCGCTTCCTTTCTTAAAATAATTTTGTTTTTCCCTTCATTCTATCATCCTTCTTAAAAAATCAATTACATCTCTTTGATGAAGAAAACCTACTACTATCAACATACTAAAAAATATTATTATCGGCAGAATTTGTATACTATCCTCTACTGATTTTCCTTTTTCTGTATGTTCTGTTATTATAATAATCATTGAAATAGCAGCCCACACAAGTAATAATATAATAAATAATTGTTGATACGAATGCGGTATAAACATTATTCCTGTACCATAAATTACCAATAATAATGCTATTATAATTTTTTCAAATTCTTTTTTCATATTCTGTTTTTTATCCTCTCTTAAATAATTTTGATTTTCTCACACGTGAGAAAAAACATTTAAATCAACTCATATTCATCAAAATAACATCCTCAGTAATTAATAATCGACTTTTGCCATCAATCTTTATTGAATATATTTT is a window encoding:
- a CDS encoding type IV secretion system protein yields the protein MDLKRISRKRDIFKLRTDVKREKASFEKRAETLFELAETNAKLKKGLGISIVINHILILALIFFVLRTNIKVFLVQVDKTTGAPMEVNVLTKSNLKVGEKETKYFISKFILDVRTLPKDTTYYDNKLKENAFFLTQNSQKKLDAMIQETGTIQMLADKITTNVNIVSANKLTNTSNTYQVRWKEKQFSETGMEMQDTSYLGVFTVEYVNEKNEELLAKNPLGIIIKDFTISRENN
- a CDS encoding MobA/MobL family protein — its product is MAIFHLRMKKSKRGSSYIPPAAHLDYINRDEKYGKKEDLLFKEVRNLPEEFSDIKDFWKCAETYERKNSNLYRELEISLPREFTPEENKKMVDNFCENLFGKEYVYNYAIHNPKSFDGDMQPHVHIMFFERKIDDIKRDKDKYFKRYNTKNIEKGGWEKDKKWRERSTLKNIRKEWETFLNFELEKKGIEKVSAKSLKDQKRDAENNNDYKKVYELNREAINIDGKILYRKESELSDKEKVKKRIFIKSRILKAGTDLMKKLLEKLKKLEREYEDLKRDKIGDLENLEKLRGLEESIRDIKKKMSKDKIENTVYNLMTDKKYYKFLNENKKIDKELKNIKDKNRIKYLKITKEKNLKNLESLRNEIQNDWKKKYIFDKRVENIREKYLRKIANFEDEKDTIYENLKEKNIKYNDEKNGLYNINHLQFIYEKDGLKEINRIEKELKKLVKELDKNEEIVSQETLIKDKYSNYEFSKLEKNIAESKIKIEGLQKELNKNLDISEQKYYLDWLKREVKIKEDYEARKENIEIKIQKKLQDELLKNGNSKVQEREKVKKIIKNIEAIKVLDKKKRLSEKRQVSIKKWNRKKKSKSLNGANYDKNLGGISGDFRMEDMEVLDELER
- a CDS encoding single-stranded DNA-binding protein, which gives rise to MNTLIFSGRVTFNPEMISISEKNVCNFRIAAKKKFKEETQFLLCVAFGNVATLIHQYVKKGAKIIVNGYLELQEYEDENGKRIIPKCIVKEFKLMDFVEEEYEYF